The Pan troglodytes isolate AG18354 chromosome 1, NHGRI_mPanTro3-v2.0_pri, whole genome shotgun sequence genome includes a region encoding these proteins:
- the RABIF gene encoding guanine nucleotide exchange factor MSS4 — MEPAEQLSELVSAEGRNRKAVLCQRCGSRVLQPGTALFSRRQLFLPSMRKKPALSDGSNPDGDLLQEHWLVEDMFIFENVGFTKDVGNIKFLVCADCEIGPIGWHCLDDKNSFYVALERVSHE, encoded by the exons ATGGAACCAGCGGAGCAGCTGAGCGAGTTAGTGTCAGCCGAGGGCCGAAACCGGAAGGCGGTGCTGTGCCAGCGTTGCGGCTCCCGGGTGCTGCAGCCAGGGACCGCTCTCTTCTCTCGCCGACAG CTTTTCCTTCCCTCCATGAGAAAGAAGCCAGCTCTGTCTGACGGCAGCAATCCTGACGGCGATCTCCTCCAGGAACACTGGCTGGTTGAGGACATGTTCATTTTTGAGAATGTGGGCTTCACCAAGGACGTGGGCAACATCAAGTTTCTGGTCTGCGCAGACTGTGAAATTGGACCAATTGGCTGGCATTGCCTAGATGACAAGAACAGTTTCTATGTGGCCTTGGAACGAGTTTCCCATGAGTAA
- the LOC134807021 gene encoding uncharacterized protein LOC134807021, which produces MVSAVSDPPTSTTGSTMCECISIHVGQAGVQMGNACWELYCLEHDIQPSGTMPSHKALGSSDNSFNTFFRGTQPGRHVSWAVCGPGACCHSTMKSL; this is translated from the exons ATGGTGTCTGCAGTCAGCGACCCTCCAACTTCAACTACTGGATCAACCATG TGTGAGTGCATCTCCATCCATGTgggccaggccggagtgcagatGGGCAATGCCTGCTGGGAGCTGTACTGCCTGGAGCACGACATCCAGCCcagtggcaccatgcccagccacaaggCCCTGGGGAGTAGTGATAACTCCTTCAACACCTTCTTCAGGGGGACCCAGCCTGGCAGGCATGTGTCCTGGGCTGTCTGTGGACCTGGAGCCTGCTGTCATAG CACAATGAAGTCGCTGTGA
- the TUBA5 gene encoding LOW QUALITY PROTEIN: tubulin alpha-8 chain (The sequence of the model RefSeq protein was modified relative to this genomic sequence to represent the inferred CDS: inserted 5 bases in 4 codons; substituted 3 bases at 3 genomic stop codons) yields the protein MPCIITLLSSCTWGGLAAKVLVSGVPLGNEPACLTFVLSSPQDGVRTDIYRQLFHPEQLMSGMEDAANNCAHGHYTAGKEIIDLVLEXIXKLTDQCTRLQGFLIFHSFGDGTGXKLEFAIYPVPQVSMTVVEPYNSILTTHTTLEHSDCXFMVDNEAIYDLCCHNLRPTYTNLNWLISQIVSSITASLCFDGALNVDLTEFQTNLVPYPRIHFPLVTYSPIISAKKAYHEQLSVAEITSVYFEPSNQMAKCDPRHGKYMACCLLYCGEVVPKDENATIKTKQXICFADWCPTGFKVGINYQSPTVVPGGAVAKVQRAVCMLNNTTAITEGWAHLNQKFDLMYAKRAFMHCYVDEGMEEGELSXAXEDLAALEKDFEVGTESLDSEYEHEEF from the exons atgccgTGCATCATCACTCTGTTGAGCAGTTGTACCTGGGGAGGCTTAGCAGCAAAAGTTCTGGTGTCTGGCGTTCCCTTGGGGAATGAACCAGCTTGTCTTACCTTTGTCCTTTCTTCCCCTCAAGATGGGGTAAGAACTGACATTTATAGGCAGCTCTTCCACCCTGAACAGCTGATGTCTGGCATGGAAGATGCTGCCAACAACTGTGCCCATGGCCACTACACTGCGGGGAAGGAGATCATCGATTTGGTGCTGGAGTGAATCTGAAAACTG ACAGACCAGTGCACCAGGCTTCAGGGCTTCCTGATCTTCCATAGTTTTGGGGATGGCACTG TCAAGTTGGAATTTGCTATCTACCCAGTCCCCCAAGTGTCCATGACAGTTGTAGAACCCTATAACTCTATCTTGACCACCCACACCACCCTGGAGCACTCAGACTG CTTCATGGTAGACAACGAGGCCATCTATGATCTCTGCTGCCACAACCTGCGCCCTACCTATACCAACCTGAACTGGCTCATCAGCCAGATTGTGTCCTCCATCACTGCTTCCTTGTGTTTTGATGGTGCCCTCAACGTGGACCTCACAGAGTTCCAGACCAATCTGGTGCCCTACCCTCGCATCCACTTTCCCCTGGTGACCTACTCACCCATTATCTCAGCTAAGAAGGCCTACCATGAGCAGCTCTCAGTGGCAGAGATCACCAGTGTCTACTTTGAGCCCTCCAATCAGATGGCCAAGTGTGACCCTCGCCACGGCAAGTACATGGCCTGCTGCCTGCTCTACTGTGGAGAAGTGGTGCCCAAGGATGAGAATGCCACCATTAAAACCAAGC ATATTTGTTTTGCGGACTGGTGTCCCACAGGTTTCAAG gTTGGCATCAACTACCAGTCCCCCACAGTGGTGCCCGGGGGTGCTGTAGCCAAGGTGCAGCGGGCAGTCTGCATGCTAAACAATACCACAGCCATCACTGAGGGCTGGGCCCACCTCAACCAAAAGTTTGACCTGATGTATGCCAAGCGGGCATTTATGCACTGTTATGTGGACGAGGGCATGGAGGAAGGTGAGCTCT GGGCCTGAGAGGACCTGGCTGCCCTGGAGAAGGATTTTGAAGTAGGCACAGAATCTTTGGACAGCGAGTATGAGCATGAGGAGTTCTAG